The genome window AAGTTCTTACCCTCCTATCCCCgaggacccacaaatgggtggaccctcGCACGCGGTACCGGGCAATGATCCTCCGCCGGTTTCTTATGCACCACCGCcagtgggttttgataacccaataccAACATACCCAGGTTCATCTGGATATAATCCATCTGGATACCCAACGAATTATGGAACCCATGATCCATATCTTACTGCTGCTCAGTACAATGCCCTTTATCCTTCTTCTTACCCTCCAGTTTACCCAACTGGATATCCGGTGCAGGGGTATCAATACCCCCGATAtcaacaacctcctcctccccaaCAAGAGCAAACCCAAGAAATACTACAGAGGTTAGACAGGGTTGAGCGTGAAGCAGATGATACTAAAAAGAAGCATAACAGCTTTCTCAAGGGCCTTGCAAGTCTCATCAAAGGCAAAAAGAAATAGGAAGTTGTTTATTGtactttgtattttattttcaatcaagtccctgtgaggacatttTATTTTCAGTAcctagtccctgcgaggacttatTTCTGTTTCTGTAGCCCCTGTGTGGGCAGTATGTTCTTtttaagacccgtttagggcaccTTGTAATAGTTTAATGTTTAATGGAATTTCTTTGGATTTTAATTATGTATTTTATTACATCATCATGcttattattttcaatttttaattgatctgccaaagagattcttagaggtataacctagccaaaataTTAAATGGCTATGATGGTACACCCTTTTTAAGACAATAGATCCCtattaacatctgaaaacatgttaataTTCCTGGCTGTGTGGTACGAGAAACCACACAAGCTTCCAAATGTACTTGGACCTTTCCAAGTCACTTATATATAGCCTATATGATCAATGCAATCATGGCAAATAAACATCAATATGATGTATAcaccaaaacatccattagagatgtatgCTTATAAGCAAAGGTGTAATGATGACAATGgtaattttatttataaacttcttgtcaaaaaggtGATGAACTATATTCGACCTTTAAAAGATCAATGATCCAAGAGATCATTGGTTATGTTATAATCATCCTTCTgacaaggccttttgtgccatctaAATGTCCTTCGAGACAAGCCATGTGCTAAATAAAAATGTCTTTCatgacattgacagttgtgaTTTATATCCTCTATCTAATAAATAAAAAGGGTTATATCCTATTAATTGCTTTTTATGGTTCTGTTGTAGCCTAGGCAAATCGCGATTAAattgatttttatttaaaatggtctatatggtttaataataccatgaccatCTAATCATCAATGCGATGATTCATTATACAATTTAAATATATCATTATTGTTTGATGTAGAACACGAATCATGGCTGGCTCTGATGAAGCAAACAGTCATCCCGTGGAAAAAAAACAACAATACCCGGATTAATATCACTGGTGCTGAATTGCATGCGATGATAACCGCAGAAGTTGCTCAGGCTGTGGATGATAAGTTTAAGGAGCCGAGTAATGTTCGGTCCAAAACTCATTCAAAGTCCCATTCTCATTCGCATACACTGAAGAAAGATGAGTCTCAACACTCGTCTAATCAAAGAAGTGAACCTCAGAAGCAGATTGTCCTTGAACCAACTTCCAGGTACACCAAGGGATGTACCTATAAATACTTCGTATCCTGTAAACCGAGTGATTTCACAGGAGAAAAGGGAGCAATCGATTGCATGAAATGGTTGGACGAGATGGAGACTGTGATAGACATCAATGGATGTGTTAAGGAAGACAtagtgaagtttgtgtctcaatcttTCAAGGGCGATGCCCTCACTTAGTGGAAAGCATTGGTGCAAGCCACTGGAAAAGTCCCTTTGTACAATCTTTCATGGGGCAAGTTTGTTGATTTGGTGAAGGACACTTattgtcctcaacatgaagttgagaggATAGAGACTGACTTCCTCACCTTGGTAATGAAGGATCTTGATTGTAGATCCTATGTGACCAGCTTCAACTCGATGTTAAGGCTTGTACCATACTTAGTCACCCGTGAAcccaaacgcattgcgcgtttcatcggtggcTTGGCCCCTGAAGTGAAAGAAAATGTTAAGGCTTCTAAGCCAGCCACTTATAGATCTGTTGTGGatctatctttgtccctcactcctTATGTTGTGAGGAGTAGGGCAAAGAAAGCTACCGATGATGGGAAGAGGAAGAGGGAGGAAGACAAGTCTCCTCAGTCAAACAAGAAGAGTAAAGGGAACTTTAATTCCAAGAAGGGGCAGTCAAGGGACAAGCCTAGGTGCAAAACCTGCAAGAAAaggcactttggaaagtgcaaccAAGACCCACAAGCCAAACCATGTGGAATTTGCAAAAAGAAAGGGCACAAGTCTGTTGAGTGTCGAAACattaaggatgcaacctgctacggttgcaatgaaaaggggcacatcaagatcAATTGCCCCAAGAATGCTAAGAAGCCCGAGGAGGCGAAGAAAAACAATGCGAGAGTTTTTCATATGAATGCTAGGGAAGTGGTGAACGACAAGAAcatcataacaggtaccttcctcattaataataattatgctagagtcttatttgattccggtgctgataagtcttttatagaccataagttctgtaagttactgaatttgcctattaagactctagacataaactatgaggtagagcttcctgatggtaccttagaaacaacttcaactcttcttgatggatgctttatatccattaagaatcattctatcccgatatccctcttgccaatgaaattggctgggtttgatatagttttaggcatggattggttgtcgcataaccaagcccaaattgcctgtgATAAAAAGCTAGTTATTATCAAAACCCCTTCTGGTGAATCTGTCACTGTTCAAAGAGATACACAATATGGATTGCCCAGCAATGTGTCTATTGTCAAGGTATCACAGCGTTTGAAGAGCGGATGTGTTATCTACATGGCATAAGTAACTGTGAATGATCCGAAACctaagattgaagacattccaatcATCTCTGTgtatcctgatgtctttcctgacgagttacctggattacctcctaaGAGGAAAGTTGAGTTCAGGATAGACATTCTGCCAGAATCTGCACAAATTGCACGAGCTCCTTATCGTCTAGCGCCTACTGAAATGAAAGAGCTCAGGACTCAATTAGACGACTTACTGGAAAAAGGTTTCATTcaacctagctcttcgccttggggagctccaatattgtttgtgaaaaagaaggatggatcaatgcgcttatgcattgattatccCGAATTAaataaggtaacgatcaagaatcgttatcctttacccaggatcgacgacttattcgatcaactCCAAGGGGCGAGctatttttcgaagattgatttgagattcGGGTATCATCAACTTAAGGTTAGAACTGAAGATGTGCcaaagacagctttcagaacgaGGTATGGACATTTTGAGTttttagtgatgcctttcgggctcactaatgcaccagcagccttcatggacctcatgaatagggtctgcaaaccatacttagataagtttgtcattgtctttatagacgacatacttatcTACTCTCatagccaagctgaccatgagaagcaccttCGATGTATCTTAGGATTGCTTCAACAAGAGaagttgtatgctaaattctccaagtgtgagttttggcttcgcgaagtccaattccttggacatgtcgtTAGTGAGCGTGGCATCCAATTTGATCCCGCGAAAATAGAAGCCATTATAAATTGGGAAGCACCGAAGACAGcaacagaaattcgcagctttttgggtttagctggatattatagaaggttcattgagaacttctcgagGATAGCTGCACCGTTGACTTCTTTGACCTGTAAGAATGTAAAATTTGATTGGAGTCTAaaacaacaagaatcctttgagatTCTTAAGCAGAAATTGAGCAATGCGCCGGTATTGACATTGCCCAAAGGAATTGAAGAGTTTGtcgtatactgtgatgcttcacacACCGGTTTGGGCTGTGTACTTATGCAgcaaggcaaggtgattgcctatgcatcacgacaactaaaggtgcatgaaaagaattacaccacccacgatttggagttgggtgccgtggtattcgcactaaagttgtggagacattatttgtatggaactaaatgtgtgatctattcggatcacaaaagtctccaacacttgttcaatcaaaAAGGGCTCAatatgagacagcgccgttggatggagactctaaatgattatgattgtgaaattcgctaccatccaggtaaggcgaatgtggtagccgatgctctaagccgaaaggaaagagtcaaaccaatcaggatcaatgccaagagcattgagctAAAGAATAGCCTGAACAAAAGGCTATTAGCTACACAGAAAGATGTTGTTTTGGAAGTTAACCTTCCaaatgaaaagttaggtgtaactgctgatTAGTTAGCACCTGgaaaggatggaatccttagaatgaatggaagaatttgggttcctataCACGAAGGACTTCGAGATGTAATCCTCCAAGAAGCACACAACTCCAAATACTCAGTTCACCCTGGaggtgacaaaatgtatcaggatttgaaagctaattattggtggataggtttgaagacaTCTATTGCCACACATGTAGCTAAGTTCCTGACTTGTGCTCAAACTAAAGCTGAatatcaaaagccatcaggtctacttcaacagccagaacttcccacatggaagtgggagatggtaaccatggattttataaccaaatTACCTAAAACAAGGCACATAAATGATCccatatgggttatagttgattgattgactaagtcagcacacttcttacccatcaaggagactcatagctccgacaaATTGGCCCagttgtacgtggataagattgtatcccttcATGGCATGTCGGTGTCTATTATCTCtaatagagatactagatacacctctcacctttggaaaagcttccaacaatctttgggcactcgtttgatttttagtactgcttaccatcctcagacagacggacaaagtgagcgtacaattcaaactctggaagacatgcttcgtgcatgtgttattgatttgggaGGTAGTTGGGATGATCACCTACCCTtaatcgagttctcctataacaatagctaccatactagcattcaagctgcgccttttgaggcattatgtGGTAGGAAATGCAAAATgcctgtttgttgggcagaagtaggagaagctcagttattaggacctgatatagtccttgaaacgacggacaagattgtccagattcgtgactgcctgaaagctgccagggataggcagaaaagttatgctgacaaaaggcgaaaacctctaaagtttgaggttggcgataaagtcttactaaaagtatcaccctggaaaggtgtgatgcattttggtaagaagggcaagttaagccctaggtatattggaccattcgagattatcgaatgtgtcggcagtgtagcttataagctaaacttgcctgaggagctgagttgaattcataatgtgttccacatctgtaatctcaagaaatgtttagccgaTGAATCGCTGGCTATGTCTCACAAAGACGTACAAATTGATGAAAGCCTGAGATTTGTTGAAAGATCTATATCAATCGAGGATCGTTAGGTTAAAAAGCTCCGAATGAAGAAtgtgcctatagtaaaggtcgaatgggatgcccgtagaggtcctgaatgTACGTGGGAAGTTGAGTCCACCATGagacagaagtaccctcacttattccagtaaatcacggggtcgagatttctttaaagggggtgaggatgtaacaccacgtaaaaacgtgtccaattatgtatagacacatgtcctaaactctaaatatgtgaaagattgagtttgaaggactaaagttgacaaacagtgaaaatatGTATGTGAAGGGACTAAATaggtcaacatgccaaacttgagcctctgaatgaccatacaTGAAGAATATATTCATAAACGAGTGattaattggatataagaagccgtttgtgaaataatcggaagattataaaactacaagggttaaacgtgtcaacatgttaattcttacttCTGAGTGACCTTTAATCGAACccgaggcttcgaaatattcaaatatactctcaagaTTAAGTGGTATAAATTTCACAtggtttcgagatcgttaagcaagttttcaagactttgggtaaaaagtgtcaacttgatgaaacttgcatGTAAAGTGATATTTAAAGAAACCGAGTCTAACGAAGTTTAATTATACATCCTTGAGCATctacaaactaactacaagggccttaCATGTCAAAAATCAAGTTATATAAGGTTTATATTGGCCAGGGATTGATTCTGCCATGTTTGAAACAAGTTTTAACCTGAGCAGCAGGTCTAGGCGGGTCGCGTAAGCCCCTTATcaagtctacgcgggccgcgtagaagtcCCCAGTGCAGGATCATGTTGACAGGTGTAGGTTTCAGCTGCATAACCGACTTAATCTCATTTGTATCGATCCCATGGGCTGTTAAACAGTTTTATTAAtccactaggacacctggggtgatcctaggagCCCCCATTACAGCTGCAAATGATCTAGACACTTGGGATTTGGTATATAAGGAGCACTAGTGTTGTGTTCTTATGCACTCATTTGCAACAAATTCAAAAGGACACACATCTGGAGCTTTCAAGCAATAAGAGAAGACttagaagtgtagaaaagatagcaaggaccatTAGTAAGAGTTTTAATCCCTGCTTATTCCTTTTAATTAgtttaaaaaccgaaaagtcaaacttatcgtaattaagctttgactttcggtttaatcacaaatggtccagccactgatcaaaacgaaagtggttatggaaccatattaaggtaggtgattaacccttaaaagggcacctcctaattatttcgtttgactagttaattgtcgggtcaaactagtttgacaaaaagtcaaaccggacataaagtttaaaaatgaattaaattaataaaacagaggttctaaattatattttaacattctaatgacttggtaattaatacTAGAACATGTTATATCTGTCCTAACCCGACAATTATCAGTCTAaagtcagtttataaccgaaagtcgcaaaagctacttttgctttgactttcagttctgacccgttcaagcttaattctcccatgttttaagcttccactAGGACCACATTATTCAGTaatataaccctctggagttatattgcttgTTCCTTAGTAGTTGGGATTATATGCACTAATTTGTTAATATGCTTATAAATGCCGTAAATGCCCTTTTGACAcataaatgagatttttagaaataTGAGAAGacaaaaacctttgctactgatatataagcttgtcccgagaatttgacatcagttcttggtctcaAATAGGAGTTATGCGCGATATCGTAATTAGGAGCTTTTTACTAATTAATTTGCGACATCATGCATAATACATGTTTAAGCTTGGATTTTGAACCAAAAACTCaatacctactgttaagatattatttttaaggggttttaagatttttggtcagattattatcttttaaaacatagagttcttgtgtaattcggttaatgacgataataccctttttagacataaaatgagattaacaaagGATTTGATTGCAaaactttttcctactgattccatacattaaataaattattttgagaatttgaaactgatcaaaatctcagatttacataaacatctttattatcgtcaattagcgagttttacactaattaggtgcatagtatggtttaaaaccatatttaacatctaagacttattacctactgaatttttaaacaaatttaaatattattacagtaggtataagttatgaactcaggtttccaaaaATGCCCTAaaaagcctatgtgaaatgaccaaaatgccctttcggggcataaTTGGGTCATAAATAGTAAATATCACATATGTataatatcttactgatgtaatgtgataaattaaatatttttactgactTCAAAAGACCAGAActtcagtttgttataaaatctcttttatgagcattaaaattaccaaaatgcccttataagacttaaattggtttaaattactttttgggcatatatgttaacatcctactgatgtattaacatactttaagcataataacatttgagacctgtatataattcattttgttacccgttacgcgtttacgcgttcggatcggtttatgtgactagtttacgtaaaatagccgaaacgggtttaaccttatcattaaatcctcaaattccagaatgtgattagtttacccatattatacaagtatccaagcttgtcgggtctaaaccacattctattccggtctccgcttaatctagcgtttagaaccgtaaagtttctttctagctagccggtctaagtctttgacttaactaaagacccgttagcatcctaataggttattaaaccttctatacaaaTTAAGTAGCATCCAATAGAAGGTACCATCATAAAGCTTTAGGATTATACTGCTGAGTTACCTATcacattagctcaggtaaatacttttaacttattttcccttataagggcttgggatatggtattataataataccacttggtcgggtatgaaatcattaaattagattgtgattaataaatttacataacccattttaatttgtcttgtttgataacataagcattgggggttaatacgactgtgtcctggatatcctcgactcattttatttaaaaatggccacgacctatgcactgggtgtaggcatacacctgatagatgcaaatgctaaaatataaacccatatgttggggataactcctttatgggttctataagtggcgagtcggttaatcatgaccggcttccaaccggccccaattgtataacaaacatgtaaatctgtatacaagtgtaacaccccgaaaacgggttcagtaatcaaaccccgttaatactaaaagacgggtaaagtgcCGTTACtggtaaaagtaacccggtaaatattaggatttaaataaataatcctaatattaattaaaaagcgGATAAAGAGTTTCAAGAAATAAAATGGATAAAAGGCCCTAGTTAACGAAACTTAAGGTAAATGGGATTGAACTCCCGGAACTCACTATGTTAACTAGGAGCGACTAACCTAGTTATTAGTTATTTGTTTTTAAAACAGTAAAGTAGCATGAACTAGTAAGCCTTTTTATAAACTATGGATAATCGAGGGACCAAAGTTGGACAATTGCAAAATGTTTTTGCAATTAAACAAATAGATACCAaaacacacacatgtgtgtgtgtttggtcgACGATTTCACAAGCCAGGAGAAGAGTTCCttctcaaaaccctaaactcacTAAATCCATCAAAATCCAAGGGCAAATCAAGACTAGATAAAAAACCGAGctcaaattagtgatcacctaagtgaagggatcacaaggtatgttgaatttcaTCTCTTGATTACATCTTGAGTTATAGATGAAAacttaaaatcaaaaatttggcTTGCATGATTGAAGTTTGGATGAATTTAGGATGAAattatgtctaggagtaaaccctagtcaataactAGTTGAATTAGTGTTGAAATTATAAAGTTCATGATCATCCATTATGGGTGtttaatgggttttgtagaaacatgatgaacactagaatCATGATTGTCAAACTAGTGTTATTTAAACTTTATGAAGTTAATCTTGACATTGAACCATGAATTTGATGATTTTCAAGTAAAAGATGTTGAAATTGGCAAGATAGGTAGCCATAAGTTTGattattaaattttataaaagaatgcTCACTAGGTGTTTGATATAATGCCTAAGAGAAAGCTAAATGTTGAAATTTCGAGTGAAATGCGCATTTGAATAATATGGTAAATTATGTCAAATATGAAGTGATAAGGGTTCTAAGCATCACGTTGAATTAGACTTAATTGTGTAAATCATGCG of Helianthus annuus cultivar XRQ/B chromosome 1, HanXRQr2.0-SUNRISE, whole genome shotgun sequence contains these proteins:
- the LOC110927440 gene encoding T-cell leukemia homeobox protein 3-like; translated protein: MPPRVRGKGKGPMRGGPSAHAGPSNRFLVQIPVTIGLQAVSPPPLPIEEPPQQPPQPPPEPPRRRRNTRISVRGGPRFSSPKGSSSYPPIPEDPQMGGPSHAVPGNDPPPVSYAPPPVGFDNPIPTYPGSSGYNPSGYPTNYGTHDPYLTAAQYNALYPSSYPPVYPTGYPVQGYQYPRYQQPPPPQQEQTQEILQRLDRVEREADDTKKKHNSFLKGLASLIKEHESWLALMKQTVIPWKKNNNTRINITGAELHAMITAEVAQAVDDKFKEPSNVRSKTHSKSHSHSHTLKKDESQHSSNQRSEPQKQIVLEPTSRYTKGCTYKYFVSCKPSDFTGEKGAIDCMKWLDEMETVIDINGCVKEDIVKFVSQSFKGDALT